The Synechococcus sp. WH 8101 sequence CGCTGGAGCACCACCGGCGAGCACACCCTGCACCAGCTCGGGCGGACTGCAGAACGTGGGGGGACATTCCGCCGCATCCAGCACCCCGAGCCGTCCGGACGTCCCGGCGCCCACATAGAACAAACGGCCACCCTGGCGCAGCCGATCAGCGATCTGATCAATCGCCTCGGCCAGGGCCGGGGCGGCGGCGGCCACCGCCTCCTGGGGGCGACGATCCTCCGTAACAAACAGATCCACCAGGTCTGCGGTGCAGAGGCGATCGAGGGCGTGACTGCGCGGATTGGCCTGCTCCGTCATCAGATGGCCCCGGTCTTCCGATGCTGGAATGTGAGTCATCAGATAGCTCCTCAGAGCAGATTTTCAAGCTGTCGGCGAAACGCCTCCAGCTGGGCTGATTCATCAGAGGGCACAGCGGGTTCGGCGTCCTGCCAACCCGTCACATCCCGGTTGGCTGTGGGCGGCGACAACAACAGCCGCTCCTCATCGGTTTTGGGGACGAAACCACTTTCCACAAACCGCGCCACATAGCCAGCCTCCCGGCAGAAGATC is a genomic window containing:
- a CDS encoding DUF3110 domain-containing protein, which translates into the protein MLVHVLLYDAGGESEGIHSLELAGSTVVLMFENRDDAERYAGLLEAQDFPVPSLEAIERDDIEIFCREAGYVARFVESGFVPKTDEERLLLSPPTANRDVTGWQDAEPAVPSDESAQLEAFRRQLENLL